Below is a window of Planococcus rifietoensis DNA.
CTGGATGCCCGCTTTCTGGGCGTGCTGCTTGAGCAATTTCCAGAACCCTTGCCGCGTCAAGCGTTTCCCTCTTTGGTTGATGAACAGGGCATCAGTTTTTTCAGAAGGATTTCGCAGCGTGAGGCGTCCCGATTCAATGTATTGGCGGTTCGCCTCAAGCGCAGCCCGGCCAAGCGGAATGATCCGTTCTTTGCCGCCTTTTCCTATGCAGCGCACGAATCCCATCGTCAAATGGACATCTTCCATATCCAGGTTAATGCACTCACTGACACGCATGCCACTCGCATACAGCAATTCCAGCATGGCCCGGTCGCGCAGCCCGCTGGCTTTTGATGTATCCGGGGAATTCAATAACGCATCGATCTCTTCTATAGATAGGATGTTTGGAAGCTTCTTGTCCATTTGAGGCATTTCCAAGTGGACGGTGGGATCCGAATCGCTGCGCTTTTCCCTGATCAAAAACTGGTGAAAACTGCGAATTGAGGAAATATGCCTTGCCACTGTACGCGAGGTTTTTGCCATTTCCTGCAGATGGCGAAGGTGATTCAAAATATGGACCCGTTCGATTTTTCCGAGCCGTTCCAATTGTTCAACTTCACTCATGTACTGTATATAGCTTTTCAAATCACGTTCATATGAAGTCAGCGTGTTATCGGCCAGCTGCCTTTCCACACGGAGAAAATGCAAATAATCATCCAGTGCATCTTTCGCGTCATTCATTGAGATTCCTCCTTTTGCTGTTTATTGAAGATGAAAAAAAGACGGCCTACGACAGGCCGCCTTTTAAGCGTCTTTTTCCGGCTTATCAGCACCCGAATCATTGCAGCGCCAGCAAATGCCATGAAAAGTCAGACGGTGGTCTTTGATCTGGAAATTCCAGCGCTTTTCCACGACTGTTTCGACATCTTCAAGCAAGTCTTCCTGTATTTCATCCACCGCTCCGCACTCTAGGCAGACCAGATGATGATGGAAGTGTGCTGCGCCTTCCTGACGCAAATCATAACGGGAAACGCCATCCCCAAAATTTATTTTATCGACAATTTTCAATTCGGTCAGAAGTTCCAATGTACGGTATACCGTAGCCAAGCCGATTTCCGGTGCGATGTCCTTGACCAAAAGATAGACATCCTCAGCACTTAGATGGTCTTCTTCATGATCCAATAAAATTCGTACCGTTGCTTCACGCTGTGGCGTCAGCTTATAACTCGCAGCGTGTAATTGCTTTTTTATACGATCTATCCTTGTTTCCATGCGACGCCCTCCCTCAAACTGTATTCATTATATCAAAAGGGCGTTCTCGATTACAACAATCGATGCCGTTTATTATTTAGAATGATTCTTAACTAGTAATTGGATTAATTCTTATCTGATAAGTAGTTTTTAACCCATTGCACAGCGTAAGCGGTTTTGGCGTCAAAAATCCGTTCGTTATCGATCATGCCTTGTGCTTCCTCTACCGTCACTTCCAGTAATTCCACGAATTCGTCGTCATCCGTCACGGCGTCGTTGACCGCTCGGTGCAAGCCGCTCGCGAAGAAAACATGCACTACTTCATCAGCAAATCCCGGAGATGTCGAAAAGCTGATCACTTTTTCGAGCTTGTCCGCTGAATAGCCTGTCTCTTCCTCCAGCTCGCGCATGGCTGTGTACTCCGGAGCTTCGCCAGGTTCCAGTTTACCCGCCGGAATTTCGACAAGTGAGCGCTCTAGCGCTTTGCGGTATTGTTCAACCATGATGATTTTCTTTTCACCCGTCAATGCGATGACCGCTACCGCTCCCGGGTGTTCGATCAATTCTCGCTTCGACTGTTTGCCATTTGGCAGTGTCACGTCGTCAACTTTCAAATTAATGACCTTTCCCTCATATAAACGTTCACTATGAATTGTTTTTTCTTCAAATTTCTTCATACTGGCCCTCATTTCATTTGTAGTTTCAATACCGCAAAGTATACCATAGAGGAAACAAATTTTTACAATGAGGTGAAATGATGAAATACAATACACTGGGAACCAGCGGATTTGAAGTCAGTGAAATTGCACTTGGCTGCATGTCCCTGCCGGAAGACCCGAAACAAGCAGGAGCCATAATTGACGAAGCAATAGACAATGGCGTCACTTATTTTGACACTGCCGATTTTTATGGCAAAGGACAGAACGAGGAAATCGTTGGGGCCGCACTTGGCAACCGGCGCAAAGACATCATCCTCGCGAGCAAAGTGGGCAATGAATGGTCGGAAGACTCGGATGAAGTCCAATGGAACCCGACGAAAGCATATATCAAAGAACAAATCCATAACTCGCTGCGCCGCCTAAAAACGGATTACTTGGATTTGTACCAGCTTCACGGGGGGATGATCTCCGATAACTCAGAAGAAACGATTGAAGCGTTCGAGGAATTGAAAAAAGAAGGCTTGATCCGTGCTTACGGGATCTCATCCATTCGGCCGAATGTCATCCGGCGCTTTTTGAACAATAGTGAGATTGCTTCCATCATGATGCAGTACAGCCTCCTTGACCGGCGCCCTGAAGAATTCTTGCCGGAGATCGGTCAAGCCGGCCGTTCTGTCATTGCACGCGGCAGTTTGGCAAAAGGCTTGCTGACGGCTGAAGGTTTCACACGCGCTGAGAAGATGGGCGACTATCTGCAGTATGGACCGGATCAGCTGACGGCTACGTTGAAAAAGCTTTCGGCCATCCATGACAATGTCCATGCACTCGCCCTGCATTCGGTGCTGTCAGATAGTACCGTAGCTGCAGCGGTCACAGGAGCGAGCAACCCTGGGCAATTACGCGAAACGCTGCAAGCTTACCAACAGACTGTCACTGCACAGCAGGTTGAAGAAGCCAAGAAAGCGACGCGGCTGGACCGCTATGAACAACATCGCGATTAACCAGTTGCTTTAAGAGAATGGCGTCCCGCCTGCTGCGGGGCGCTTTTTTGTTCCATGTCTGTCTCTTTAAAAGCAGTTCAATCCCATTAAGGACGTTTGTACCTTTTTTCATAGGCAAGGCTTATACATGTAAATTACGCGGTTATGTGATTTTAAGCTAACCCCATTTACATCGCGGGTTTGCTAATTTTTATCGGGTGTTTTTTCGGAAAAAACAGAGTTTGTACCTAGAGTATTTTATTTATCGAAAAGGACTTTTGAAGGTTTGAAAGAATACCTAGAAGTGAATATACTGATTACGACTGAAATTTTCAAACCTTAATTTCAAGAAATCGGGGGCGTGCAAAATGATGAATTTTTATTTGACCCAATCCAAAAAATCTTATCAGTCAGCAGACGGAGATGCCATTTCGATGCATTCATACCTCGTTGTTGAATCTGTGACTAGATCCCTTGGACAGGAGTTTAAAAATCATAAGCTGGCATGGGAAGCGGAAGATCGCTGGCTGCTTGCAGACGCCCCGGAGAAAATCATCCATATGCCTGACGGCTATCAGCGCTTTGAACTCTCAGAGCCTGTATTTGCATCTTTGCGCTTGCTGGCCGAAACCCAGCCAAAAGAGCTTCATACCTTGACGCCTTTTTCCAGAAAGCGCACTTCCGAAACATTCATCGAGCAGCAGCAAGCTGAAGCGCGGAGGGAATTTCATTTCAACGACGTCGCCAAGAGCTTAAAGCAAATGTTCAAAGACATCATGACGGTCTAGAAGCTTTGCATATAAAAAAGACGGAGAACATCAACTGTTCTCCGTCTTTTTGCGTTTGATTTACTTTAAATCTGTTCAGGATCCTCTTTGGCTGCTTCATCTACAGGCTGGTCATCAAATTGATCATTGGCTGGTTGGCTGACCGGTTCGATAGACTGTGTATTTCTCGAAGTGTAGGTCTTCAGCATGTCAGCAATATCAATGCCCGTCATTTCCTTCAATGGTTCCTGCATATCGACCATTGTGCGAGTGACGC
It encodes the following:
- a CDS encoding NUDIX hydrolase; translated protein: MKKFEEKTIHSERLYEGKVINLKVDDVTLPNGKQSKRELIEHPGAVAVIALTGEKKIIMVEQYRKALERSLVEIPAGKLEPGEAPEYTAMRELEEETGYSADKLEKVISFSTSPGFADEVVHVFFASGLHRAVNDAVTDDDEFVELLEVTVEEAQGMIDNERIFDAKTAYAVQWVKNYLSDKN
- a CDS encoding Fur family transcriptional regulator: METRIDRIKKQLHAASYKLTPQREATVRILLDHEEDHLSAEDVYLLVKDIAPEIGLATVYRTLELLTELKIVDKINFGDGVSRYDLRQEGAAHFHHHLVCLECGAVDEIQEDLLEDVETVVEKRWNFQIKDHRLTFHGICWRCNDSGADKPEKDA
- the xerD gene encoding site-specific tyrosine recombinase XerD, giving the protein MNDAKDALDDYLHFLRVERQLADNTLTSYERDLKSYIQYMSEVEQLERLGKIERVHILNHLRHLQEMAKTSRTVARHISSIRSFHQFLIREKRSDSDPTVHLEMPQMDKKLPNILSIEEIDALLNSPDTSKASGLRDRAMLELLYASGMRVSECINLDMEDVHLTMGFVRCIGKGGKERIIPLGRAALEANRQYIESGRLTLRNPSEKTDALFINQRGKRLTRQGFWKLLKQHAQKAGIQKELTPHTLRHSFATHLIENGADLRAVQEMLGHADISTTQIYTHVSKTRLKDVYSQFHPRA
- a CDS encoding aldo/keto reductase, with product MKYNTLGTSGFEVSEIALGCMSLPEDPKQAGAIIDEAIDNGVTYFDTADFYGKGQNEEIVGAALGNRRKDIILASKVGNEWSEDSDEVQWNPTKAYIKEQIHNSLRRLKTDYLDLYQLHGGMISDNSEETIEAFEELKKEGLIRAYGISSIRPNVIRRFLNNSEIASIMMQYSLLDRRPEEFLPEIGQAGRSVIARGSLAKGLLTAEGFTRAEKMGDYLQYGPDQLTATLKKLSAIHDNVHALALHSVLSDSTVAAAVTGASNPGQLRETLQAYQQTVTAQQVEEAKKATRLDRYEQHRD